In Nocardia higoensis, the following proteins share a genomic window:
- a CDS encoding TetR/AcrR family transcriptional regulator, which produces MQDDPRELMPRKRPTQERSKRKFDALLQASRELLVEVGFESFTCEEVAARAEVPIGTLYQFFANKYVIVCELNRQDLVAVSRELADFHGEIPSLDWLRHMNQFVDHLANLWVTDPSRREVWLAMQSTPSTRTTGAIHEKEFAEVVSQMLRPLTPRTPRARRTMMAEVLVHVVYSMLNFSVQDEQSHADAVAELKRLMVAYLLVAEKESRS; this is translated from the coding sequence ATGCAGGACGACCCGCGGGAATTGATGCCGCGCAAGCGACCCACTCAGGAGCGGAGCAAGCGCAAATTCGACGCGCTGTTGCAGGCGTCGCGCGAATTGCTCGTCGAGGTCGGGTTCGAGTCGTTCACCTGTGAAGAGGTCGCGGCTCGCGCCGAGGTGCCGATCGGCACCCTGTATCAATTCTTCGCCAACAAATACGTGATCGTCTGCGAACTCAACCGTCAGGATCTGGTGGCGGTCTCCCGGGAGCTCGCCGATTTCCATGGCGAGATTCCGTCGCTGGACTGGTTGCGTCACATGAACCAGTTCGTCGACCATCTCGCCAACCTCTGGGTGACCGACCCGTCCCGGCGGGAGGTCTGGCTGGCCATGCAGTCCACTCCGTCCACGCGGACCACCGGCGCCATCCACGAGAAGGAATTCGCCGAGGTCGTCTCGCAGATGCTGCGCCCGCTCACCCCGCGCACGCCGCGGGCAAGGCGCACCATGATGGCCGAGGTGCTCGTGCACGTGGTCTATTCGATGCTGAATTTCTCCGTCCAGGACGAGCAGTCGCACGCCGACGCCGTCGCCGAACTCAAACGGCTGATGGTCGCCTATCTCCTGGTGGCGGAGAAGGAATCGCGGTCCTGA
- a CDS encoding holo-ACP synthase has protein sequence MTILGIGLDLVTISEFSEQLERVGTTMLRESFTAGERRYCQSKGTDPARSFAARWAAKEAVLKAWASSRFARSPQIGDNPYPLIEVVNDAWGRPSIKLHGLAAEFLPRVRVHLSLTHDGDTAAAMVVLEDPGELADLIEGRESPV, from the coding sequence ATGACCATTCTCGGAATCGGCCTGGATCTGGTGACCATCTCGGAGTTCTCCGAGCAGCTCGAGCGCGTGGGTACCACCATGCTGCGGGAGAGCTTCACCGCGGGGGAGCGCCGCTACTGCCAGAGCAAGGGCACCGACCCGGCTCGCAGTTTCGCCGCGCGCTGGGCCGCCAAGGAGGCGGTGCTCAAGGCGTGGGCGTCCTCGCGCTTCGCGCGCAGCCCACAGATCGGTGACAATCCGTATCCGCTGATCGAGGTGGTCAACGACGCCTGGGGGCGGCCCAGCATCAAACTGCACGGCCTGGCGGCGGAATTCCTGCCGCGCGTGCGGGTGCACCTCTCGCTCACTCACGACGGCGACACGGCTGCGGCGATGGTGGTGCTGGAGGATCCGGGCGAGCTGGCCGATCTCATCGAAGGCCGTGAATCACCGGTGTGA
- a CDS encoding type I polyketide synthase produces the protein MTINESTETGAGASAKVTRAGQSAAGTRSPLLDRLLNGTPYALAFGGQGARWLSELEEIARDSALEPELTALVNEAAGLLEPIARQLLVVRPGGFDPVAWMLEDELADPDAEEPSAAPSEDVLRSAVVSMPGVLLTQLAALRALRLQGLDPAEHAPVAVIGHSQGLLAASALQGAGARDAELLAIGQLIGAAAGLVARRRGLMPVGENSPMVAVSNVDPEQLRAVVAEVAEGVDPAVAAVVSIRNGRRRAVLSGTPAQIERVRQRCAQITDQQTKEREKKARGGAVFSPVFEDLLVDVAFHHPALSDTVDLVSGWATQCGLDAELAGRLAQEILVDPIDWVAVVEGAVEAGAQWILDLGPGDLLTRLTAGSLKGSGVGILAAATRAGQRGLLTPGAAPELAEPWSAYAPKPVRLPNGRIVVETAFTKLTGRSPILLAGMTPTTVDAKIVAAAANAGHWAELAGGGQVTEQIFADRVAELKTLLHPGRSVQFNSLFLDPYLWKLQLGGKRLVQKARAAGAPFDGVIVTAGIPELEEAVALIHELTEAGIHHVAFKPGTVAQIRAVLRIADEVPDYPVIMHIEGGKAGGHHSWEDLDDLLLETYAELRGRDNVVVCVGGGIGTPERAREYLTGQWSARHGYPVMPLDGVLVGTAAMATLEATTAPEVKQLLVDTPGTPDWVGAGTASGGMASGRSQLGADIHEIDNAASRTGRLLDEVAGDADAVAERRAEIIEALNATAKPYFGDVATMTYQEWLQRYVELAVGLDRRKDFDCGSDIGEAIAEATASVWLDITWRDRFAEMVRRTESRLHEADRGEIPTLFADDEAFENPVQALCTLAERYPAAEQTLLHPADVPFFISLCKTPGKPVNFVPVVDGDVRRWWRSDSLWQAHDPRYSADQVCIIPGTVAVAGITRVDEPVGELLDRFEQDTAYSLVRDGAVPAAVDARRVAGVTSGVIDAVIAAPDVQWAGRTTVNPIHRLGDLAEWTVDGKGAVHPRTGATLAETTGPDPENSYVELTVPLLGRDVVRIRITAPVSIYNGGAPVVTEADADAAMGALLAVAAGQSLPEVKGGTAHVNLAWTPDLIADHAGVTGSGLPATLSTLGRTVPDVLVGACWPAVFAVLGATRTGDARSVIEGMLDLVHLDHRIELLRELPDQTSILVVRAESSSVLDTDMGRVVEVRVAVGEMRDQGLDVVPLAELTERFAIRGRNGAGELSDPPRAAGTAPEAADTPRRRRRDVTMVAPRAMHAFAAVSGDHNPIHTSDNAAKLAGLGSPIVHGMWLSAAAQHAVSAVDPTASVPARTVTAWTTRFLGMVRPGAEIDVRVERVAVDNGSEIVEVSCRTGGELVMTATGRIRAPRTVYAFPGQGIQRKGMGLDARTRSKAAKAIWDRADKHTREALGFSILAVVRDNPTYLRARGVEHRHPDGVLHLTQFTQVAMATLGVAQVAELRESGAYVEGAMLAGHSVGEYNALAAVAGVLPLEAVLEVVFQRGSAMHALVPRDAQGRSDYRMAAIRPSQIGLPDDEVVGFVSGIAGQTGEFLEVVNLNLRGSQYAIAGTVAGLEALEAEIDRRRAEFGGKRAFVLVPGIDVPFHSTVLRKGVPEFRSKLEQLLPQDLHPEVLLGRYIPNLVPKPFSLEREFVAEIADLVPSEPLAAVLADFDSWAARPVELCRVVLIELLAWQFASPVRWIETQDLLFTDAAHGGLGVERFVEIGLGATPTVANLASQTLKLPSFASATVEVLNIEREAGIVYSTDTDPAPVDEPEETSAAPATEAATPVAAAAPAPVASSGGPRPDDIAFSAADATRVLIALWTKLRLDQIGPVDTIEGLCDGVSSRRNQLLVDLGAELSLGAIDGAADADMGALAATVDRLARTYKPFGSVLSDSINDHLRKVFGPSGKRPAAVAERVKKVWELGDGWASHVTAEVSLGTREGVSVRGGDLGGLVSGGLTDGASVDAAIDAAVQAVAARRGISVSLPSSGGGGGATVDAAALGEFTEQITGPDGVLASAARVILEHLGLGDRASAPEASDESLVDLVSAELGSDWPRLVAPAFDARKAVLIDDRWASAREDLARLWLIDDSQAADQPVDGFTGAGEAVAAQANWWRERAKGEARSVLAGLYERIAEVALLTDEAPGQWSGDIAVITGASKGSIAAAVTGRLLAGGATVIATTSGLDDERIGFYKKLYRENARAGAALWVVPANMASYSDVDALIEWVGSEQIDTAGGAKIKIKDAMTPTMLLPFAAPRVAGDLADAGARAEMEMRVLLWSVERLIGGLSVIGADHDVDAKLHVVLPGSPNRGLFGGDGAYGESKAALDAVVAKWRAEKSWSQRVTLVHALIGWVRGTGLMGHNDPMVAAVEKAGVQTWSTTEMADELLKWCTSRARQVTVSGPQQIDLTGGLARAKLDLPALAKQAQEEAEAAAEETGAEATIPALPTPPTVTSALPVPEWGEVTADLDDMVVIVGAAELGPYGSSRTRFEMEVSDELSAAGVLELAWTTGLVAWENDPKPGWYDTESGEYVPEHELAERYHDTVVARCGVRRYEDDAAMVDNTAPLMTSVFLDRDLTFTVGGEAEARAFAAADPEHTVISPVEGSGDWQVTRQAGTEIRVPRKAKLSRTVGGQIPTGWDPTVWGISADMAGSVDRVALWNIACTVDAFVGSGFDPSELMRWVHPSLVANTQGTGMGGMSSMRSLYIDNLLGESRPNDILQEALPNVALAHVVQSYVGSYGAMVHPVAACATAAVSVEEGVDKIRLGKADVVVAGGYDDLGIEGIVGFGDMSATADSASMSAKGISDRYFSRANDRRRGGFVESQGGGTILLARGSVALEMGLPVLGVVAFAQSFADGVHTSIPAPGLGALGAGRGGRESRFAAELRKLGVSPDEIAVVSKHDTSTAANDPNESELHERLAEAVGRSEGAPLFVVSQKALTGHAKGGAAAFQLIGLCQVLESGVVPPNRSLDCVDDKMRAYPHLVWVREALRFGERFPLKAGLVTSLGFGHVSGLLAVVHPQAFIQAVEAGRREEYQRRAQQRQLAGRQRIAEAMCGGAALYERPADRRLGADGTPASRVRQLEAEMLLSPQARLGSDGAYRVDGRGCGTGAEVLGQLAGE, from the coding sequence TTGACGATCAACGAGAGCACCGAGACCGGAGCCGGAGCGAGCGCGAAGGTGACCAGGGCCGGACAGAGTGCGGCGGGGACGCGGTCGCCGTTGCTGGATCGTTTGCTGAACGGAACTCCTTACGCGCTGGCCTTCGGTGGGCAGGGTGCGCGGTGGCTCAGCGAACTCGAGGAGATCGCGCGCGACAGCGCGCTGGAGCCGGAGCTGACCGCGTTGGTCAACGAGGCAGCCGGGCTGCTGGAACCCATTGCGCGCCAACTACTTGTCGTGCGGCCGGGCGGGTTCGACCCGGTGGCGTGGATGCTCGAGGACGAGCTGGCCGATCCGGATGCCGAGGAGCCCTCGGCCGCGCCTTCCGAGGACGTGCTCCGCTCGGCTGTCGTGTCGATGCCGGGTGTGTTGCTGACTCAGCTGGCGGCGCTGCGGGCGCTGCGCTTGCAGGGGTTGGATCCGGCCGAGCACGCGCCGGTGGCCGTGATCGGGCACTCACAGGGTCTGCTGGCGGCTTCGGCGCTCCAAGGCGCGGGCGCGCGGGATGCGGAGCTGCTGGCGATCGGGCAGTTGATCGGCGCGGCGGCGGGACTGGTCGCGCGGCGGCGCGGGCTGATGCCGGTGGGGGAGAACTCGCCGATGGTGGCGGTCTCCAATGTCGATCCGGAGCAGCTGCGCGCGGTGGTGGCCGAGGTCGCCGAGGGTGTGGATCCCGCTGTGGCGGCAGTGGTTTCGATTCGTAACGGCCGTCGGCGGGCGGTGCTGTCCGGCACCCCGGCGCAGATCGAGCGGGTGCGGCAGCGGTGCGCGCAGATCACCGACCAGCAGACCAAGGAACGGGAGAAGAAGGCGCGCGGCGGTGCGGTGTTCTCACCGGTCTTCGAGGACCTGCTGGTCGACGTGGCGTTCCATCATCCGGCGCTGAGTGACACGGTGGATCTGGTGAGCGGCTGGGCCACACAGTGTGGGCTGGACGCGGAGCTGGCAGGCCGGTTGGCGCAGGAGATCCTGGTCGATCCGATCGACTGGGTCGCCGTGGTGGAGGGCGCGGTCGAGGCGGGCGCGCAGTGGATTCTGGACCTCGGTCCCGGTGACCTGCTGACCCGTCTGACCGCGGGCTCGCTCAAGGGCAGCGGCGTGGGCATCCTCGCGGCGGCCACCCGGGCGGGGCAGCGCGGCCTGCTGACCCCCGGTGCGGCGCCGGAACTGGCCGAGCCGTGGAGTGCCTACGCGCCGAAGCCGGTGCGGCTGCCCAACGGGCGCATCGTCGTCGAGACCGCGTTCACCAAGCTGACCGGTCGTTCGCCGATCCTGCTGGCGGGCATGACCCCGACCACCGTGGACGCGAAGATCGTCGCCGCCGCCGCGAACGCGGGTCACTGGGCCGAGCTGGCCGGTGGCGGTCAGGTGACCGAGCAGATCTTCGCCGACCGGGTGGCCGAGCTGAAGACGCTGCTGCACCCGGGTCGCTCGGTGCAGTTCAACTCGCTGTTCCTCGATCCCTACCTGTGGAAGCTGCAGCTGGGTGGAAAGCGGCTGGTGCAGAAGGCCCGTGCGGCGGGCGCGCCGTTCGACGGTGTGATCGTCACCGCCGGTATTCCGGAGCTGGAAGAGGCCGTCGCGCTCATCCACGAGCTGACCGAGGCCGGTATCCACCACGTGGCGTTCAAGCCGGGCACGGTCGCGCAGATCCGCGCGGTGCTGCGGATCGCCGACGAGGTGCCGGACTACCCGGTGATCATGCACATCGAAGGCGGCAAGGCCGGCGGTCACCACTCCTGGGAAGACCTCGACGACCTGCTGCTCGAGACCTACGCCGAACTGCGCGGCCGCGACAACGTGGTGGTCTGCGTCGGCGGCGGCATCGGCACACCGGAGCGGGCGCGGGAATACCTGACCGGCCAGTGGTCGGCGCGGCACGGCTACCCGGTGATGCCGCTGGACGGCGTGCTGGTCGGCACCGCCGCCATGGCGACCCTCGAAGCCACCACCGCACCCGAGGTCAAGCAGCTGCTGGTCGACACCCCCGGCACCCCGGACTGGGTCGGCGCGGGCACCGCGTCCGGCGGCATGGCCTCGGGCCGCAGCCAGTTGGGCGCCGACATCCACGAGATCGACAACGCCGCCTCGCGGACCGGCCGTCTGCTCGACGAGGTCGCCGGTGACGCGGACGCGGTCGCCGAGCGGCGCGCGGAGATCATCGAGGCGCTGAACGCCACCGCCAAGCCGTATTTCGGCGACGTGGCGACCATGACCTACCAGGAGTGGCTGCAGCGCTACGTGGAGCTGGCCGTCGGGCTGGACCGGCGCAAGGACTTCGACTGCGGCAGCGACATCGGCGAAGCCATCGCCGAGGCCACCGCGTCGGTGTGGCTGGACATCACCTGGCGCGACCGGTTCGCGGAAATGGTGCGGCGCACGGAATCCCGTCTGCACGAGGCGGATCGGGGCGAGATCCCGACGCTGTTCGCCGACGACGAGGCGTTCGAGAACCCGGTGCAGGCGCTGTGCACGTTGGCCGAGCGCTACCCGGCCGCCGAGCAGACCCTGCTGCACCCGGCCGATGTGCCGTTCTTCATCTCGCTGTGCAAGACGCCGGGCAAGCCGGTCAACTTCGTGCCGGTCGTGGACGGCGACGTGCGGCGCTGGTGGCGCTCGGATTCGCTGTGGCAGGCACACGATCCGCGCTACTCGGCCGATCAGGTGTGCATCATCCCCGGCACCGTCGCGGTCGCGGGCATCACCCGCGTCGACGAGCCGGTCGGCGAGCTGCTCGACCGCTTCGAGCAGGACACCGCCTACAGCCTGGTCCGTGACGGCGCGGTGCCCGCCGCGGTCGACGCGCGCCGGGTCGCCGGGGTGACCAGCGGCGTGATCGACGCCGTGATCGCCGCGCCCGACGTGCAGTGGGCCGGGCGGACCACCGTCAACCCGATCCATCGGCTGGGTGACCTGGCCGAGTGGACCGTGGACGGCAAGGGCGCGGTGCACCCGCGCACCGGCGCCACCCTGGCCGAGACCACCGGCCCGGACCCGGAGAACTCCTACGTCGAGCTGACCGTGCCGCTGCTGGGCCGCGACGTGGTGCGCATCCGCATCACGGCGCCGGTCTCGATCTACAACGGCGGCGCGCCGGTCGTCACCGAGGCCGACGCCGACGCCGCCATGGGCGCGCTGCTGGCCGTGGCCGCCGGGCAGTCGCTGCCCGAGGTCAAGGGCGGCACCGCGCACGTCAACCTGGCCTGGACGCCGGATCTGATCGCCGATCACGCGGGCGTCACCGGTTCGGGTCTGCCCGCCACGCTCAGCACCCTCGGCCGCACCGTGCCGGACGTGCTGGTCGGCGCCTGCTGGCCCGCCGTCTTCGCGGTGCTGGGCGCGACCCGCACCGGCGATGCCCGCTCGGTCATCGAGGGCATGCTCGACCTCGTGCACCTCGACCACCGGATCGAGCTGCTGCGCGAACTGCCCGACCAGACCAGCATTCTCGTGGTCCGCGCCGAATCCTCCTCGGTGCTCGACACCGACATGGGCCGGGTCGTCGAGGTCCGCGTGGCCGTCGGCGAGATGCGCGATCAGGGCTTGGACGTGGTGCCGCTGGCCGAGCTGACCGAGCGCTTCGCCATCCGCGGCCGCAACGGCGCGGGCGAGCTGTCCGATCCGCCGCGCGCCGCCGGTACGGCCCCCGAGGCCGCCGACACCCCGCGTCGTCGCCGTCGTGACGTCACCATGGTCGCGCCGCGCGCCATGCACGCCTTCGCCGCGGTGTCCGGTGACCACAACCCGATCCACACCAGTGACAACGCCGCCAAGCTGGCCGGGCTGGGCAGCCCGATCGTGCACGGCATGTGGCTGTCGGCCGCGGCGCAGCACGCGGTCTCGGCCGTGGACCCGACCGCGTCGGTGCCTGCCCGCACGGTGACCGCGTGGACCACCCGGTTCCTCGGCATGGTCCGGCCGGGCGCGGAGATCGACGTGCGCGTCGAGCGCGTCGCGGTGGACAACGGCAGCGAGATCGTCGAGGTGTCCTGCCGCACCGGCGGCGAGCTGGTCATGACGGCCACCGGTCGCATCCGGGCGCCCAGGACCGTCTACGCCTTCCCCGGTCAGGGTATCCAGCGCAAGGGCATGGGCCTGGACGCTCGGACCCGCTCCAAGGCCGCCAAGGCGATCTGGGACCGCGCCGACAAGCACACTCGCGAGGCGCTCGGTTTCTCGATCCTGGCCGTGGTGCGCGACAACCCGACCTACCTGCGGGCGCGCGGCGTCGAGCACCGGCACCCGGACGGCGTGCTGCACCTGACCCAGTTCACCCAGGTCGCGATGGCGACCCTCGGTGTCGCGCAGGTCGCGGAGCTGCGGGAATCGGGTGCGTACGTCGAGGGCGCGATGCTGGCCGGTCACTCGGTCGGCGAGTACAACGCGCTGGCGGCCGTCGCGGGCGTGCTGCCGCTGGAAGCCGTGCTCGAGGTGGTGTTCCAGCGCGGCTCGGCGATGCACGCGCTGGTGCCGCGTGACGCCCAGGGCCGCAGCGACTACCGCATGGCCGCCATCCGGCCCTCGCAGATCGGGCTGCCCGACGACGAGGTCGTCGGCTTCGTCTCCGGCATCGCCGGTCAGACCGGTGAGTTCCTCGAGGTCGTGAACCTGAACCTGCGTGGCTCGCAGTACGCGATCGCGGGCACGGTCGCGGGCCTGGAGGCGCTGGAGGCCGAGATCGACCGCCGCCGTGCGGAGTTCGGCGGCAAGCGGGCCTTCGTGCTGGTGCCCGGCATCGATGTGCCGTTCCACTCGACGGTGCTGCGCAAGGGCGTGCCGGAGTTCCGCAGCAAGCTCGAGCAGTTGCTGCCGCAGGATCTGCACCCGGAGGTCCTCCTCGGGCGCTACATCCCGAACCTGGTGCCCAAGCCGTTCTCGCTGGAGCGCGAATTCGTCGCCGAGATCGCCGATCTGGTGCCCTCGGAGCCACTGGCCGCGGTGCTGGCCGACTTCGACTCGTGGGCCGCGCGTCCGGTGGAGCTGTGCCGGGTGGTGCTGATCGAGCTGCTGGCCTGGCAGTTCGCCAGCCCGGTGCGCTGGATCGAGACCCAGGACCTGCTGTTCACCGATGCCGCGCACGGTGGTCTCGGCGTGGAGCGGTTCGTGGAGATCGGCCTGGGCGCGACCCCGACCGTGGCGAATCTGGCGAGCCAGACGCTGAAGTTGCCGAGCTTCGCCTCGGCCACCGTCGAGGTGCTCAATATCGAGCGCGAAGCGGGCATCGTCTACTCGACCGACACCGATCCCGCGCCGGTCGACGAGCCGGAGGAGACCTCGGCCGCCCCGGCGACCGAGGCCGCCACGCCGGTCGCTGCCGCCGCGCCCGCTCCCGTCGCGAGCTCGGGCGGACCGCGCCCCGACGACATCGCGTTCAGCGCTGCCGATGCCACCCGCGTGCTCATCGCGTTGTGGACCAAGCTGCGCCTGGACCAGATCGGCCCGGTGGACACCATCGAGGGCCTGTGCGACGGCGTCTCCTCGCGCCGCAACCAGCTGCTCGTCGACCTCGGCGCGGAGCTGTCGCTGGGTGCCATCGACGGCGCGGCCGACGCCGACATGGGCGCGCTCGCCGCGACCGTGGACCGGCTGGCCCGCACCTACAAGCCGTTCGGCTCGGTGCTCTCGGACTCGATCAACGACCACCTGCGCAAGGTCTTCGGCCCGTCCGGCAAGCGGCCCGCCGCTGTGGCCGAGCGCGTCAAGAAGGTCTGGGAACTCGGTGACGGCTGGGCCAGCCACGTCACCGCGGAGGTCTCGCTCGGCACCCGCGAAGGTGTCAGCGTGCGCGGCGGCGACCTGGGCGGCCTGGTGTCCGGCGGACTCACCGACGGCGCGTCGGTCGACGCCGCCATCGACGCCGCGGTGCAGGCTGTCGCGGCGCGGCGCGGGATCAGCGTGTCGCTGCCCTCCAGCGGTGGTGGCGGCGGCGCGACCGTGGACGCGGCCGCGCTCGGCGAGTTCACCGAGCAGATCACCGGTCCCGACGGCGTGCTCGCCTCGGCGGCCCGGGTGATCCTCGAACACCTCGGCCTGGGCGATCGCGCCTCGGCTCCGGAAGCTTCCGACGAGTCGCTGGTCGATCTGGTCTCGGCCGAACTCGGTTCGGACTGGCCGCGTCTGGTCGCGCCAGCCTTCGACGCCCGCAAGGCCGTGCTGATCGACGATCGCTGGGCCAGCGCCCGCGAGGATCTGGCCCGGCTGTGGCTGATCGACGACTCCCAGGCCGCCGACCAGCCGGTCGACGGATTCACCGGCGCGGGCGAAGCTGTCGCCGCGCAGGCGAACTGGTGGCGCGAGCGGGCCAAGGGCGAAGCGCGTTCGGTGCTCGCCGGGCTCTACGAGCGCATTGCCGAGGTCGCGTTGCTGACCGACGAGGCGCCGGGACAGTGGTCCGGCGACATCGCGGTGATCACCGGCGCCAGCAAGGGGTCCATCGCCGCGGCGGTGACCGGACGCCTGCTCGCCGGCGGCGCGACCGTCATCGCGACCACCTCCGGCCTCGACGACGAGCGGATCGGCTTCTACAAGAAGCTCTACCGCGAGAACGCCAGGGCCGGGGCCGCGCTGTGGGTGGTGCCCGCGAACATGGCCTCCTACTCCGACGTCGACGCGCTGATCGAGTGGGTCGGCAGCGAGCAGATCGACACCGCGGGCGGCGCCAAGATCAAGATCAAGGACGCCATGACCCCGACCATGCTGCTGCCCTTCGCGGCGCCGCGGGTCGCCGGTGATCTCGCCGACGCCGGTGCGCGCGCCGAGATGGAGATGCGCGTGCTGCTGTGGTCGGTCGAGCGTCTGATCGGCGGGCTGTCGGTGATCGGCGCCGACCACGATGTCGACGCGAAACTGCATGTGGTGCTTCCGGGTTCGCCCAACCGCGGCCTGTTCGGCGGCGACGGCGCCTACGGCGAGTCCAAGGCGGCGCTGGACGCGGTGGTCGCCAAGTGGCGGGCCGAGAAGTCCTGGTCGCAGCGGGTCACCCTGGTGCACGCGCTGATCGGCTGGGTGCGCGGCACCGGCCTCATGGGTCACAACGACCCGATGGTCGCGGCGGTCGAGAAGGCGGGTGTGCAGACCTGGTCGACCACCGAGATGGCCGACGAACTGCTCAAGTGGTGCACCTCGCGGGCCCGCCAGGTCACCGTGTCCGGCCCGCAGCAGATCGACCTGACCGGTGGACTGGCCAGGGCCAAGCTGGACCTGCCCGCGCTGGCCAAGCAGGCACAGGAAGAAGCCGAAGCAGCCGCCGAGGAGACCGGCGCCGAGGCGACCATCCCGGCGCTGCCCACGCCGCCGACGGTCACCTCCGCGCTGCCGGTGCCAGAATGGGGTGAGGTGACCGCCGACCTCGACGACATGGTCGTCATCGTCGGCGCCGCCGAACTCGGCCCCTACGGCTCCTCGCGCACTCGCTTCGAGATGGAGGTCTCCGACGAGCTCTCCGCCGCGGGCGTGCTGGAGCTGGCCTGGACCACCGGGCTGGTGGCCTGGGAGAACGATCCCAAGCCGGGCTGGTACGACACCGAATCCGGCGAGTACGTGCCCGAGCACGAGCTGGCCGAGCGCTACCACGACACGGTGGTCGCCCGCTGCGGCGTGCGGCGCTACGAGGACGACGCGGCCATGGTGGACAACACCGCGCCGCTGATGACCTCGGTGTTCCTCGACCGCGACCTCACCTTCACAGTGGGTGGCGAGGCCGAGGCCCGTGCCTTCGCGGCCGCCGATCCCGAGCACACCGTCATCTCGCCGGTCGAGGGCTCCGGCGACTGGCAGGTGACTCGCCAGGCGGGCACCGAGATCCGGGTGCCGCGCAAGGCGAAGCTGTCCCGCACGGTCGGTGGGCAGATCCCGACCGGCTGGGATCCGACTGTGTGGGGCATCTCGGCGGACATGGCGGGCTCGGTGGACCGGGTCGCGCTGTGGAACATCGCCTGCACCGTGGACGCGTTCGTCGGCTCCGGGTTCGATCCGTCGGAGCTGATGCGCTGGGTGCACCCGAGCCTGGTGGCCAACACCCAAGGCACCGGCATGGGCGGCATGTCCTCGATGCGCTCGCTCTACATCGACAACCTGCTCGGCGAGTCGCGCCCGAACGACATCCTGCAGGAGGCGCTGCCGAACGTGGCGCTGGCGCACGTGGTGCAGTCCTACGTGGGCAGCTACGGCGCGATGGTGCACCCGGTCGCGGCCTGTGCGACCGCGGCGGTCTCGGTCGAGGAAGGCGTCGACAAGATCCGCCTCGGCAAGGCCGATGTGGTGGTCGCGGGCGGTTACGACGATCTCGGCATCGAGGGCATCGTCGGCTTCGGCGACATGTCGGCCACCGCCGACTCGGCGAGCATGAGCGCCAAGGGCATCAGCGACCGGTACTTCTCCCGCGCCAACGACCGCCGTCGCGGCGGGTTCGTCGAATCGCAGGGCGGCGGCACGATCCTGCTGGCCCGTGGGTCGGTGGCGCTGGAGATGGGCCTGCCGGTACTGGGCGTGGTCGCCTTCGCGCAGTCCTTCGCCGACGGCGTGCACACCTCCATCCCGGCTCCCGGGCTCGGCGCGCTCGGCGCAGGCCGCGGGGGACGCGAGTCCCGCTTCGCCGCGGAACTGCGCAAGCTGGGTGTCTCACCGGACGAGATCGCGGTCGTCTCCAAGCACGACACCTCGACCGCGGCCAACGACCCGAACGAGTCGGAACTGCACGAGCGTCTCGCCGAGGCGGTCGGCCGCTCCGAGGGCGCCCCGCTGTTCGTGGTCTCGCAGAAGGCGCTGACCGGGCACGCCAAGGGCGGCGCGGCGGCGTTCCAGCTGATCGGCCTGTGCCAGGTGCTGGAATCCGGTGTGGTGCCGCCGAACCGGAGCCTGGACTGCGTCGACGACAAGATGCGCGCCTACCCGCACCTGGTGTGGGTGCGCGAGGCGCTGCGCTTCGGCGAGCGCTTCCCGCTCAAGGCCGGTCTGGTCACCTCGCTCGGCTTCGGTCACGTGTCCGGCCTGCTGGCCGTCGTGCATCCGCAGGCGTTCATCCAGGCGGTCGAGGCCGGTCGGCGCGAGGAGTACCAGCGCCGGGCGCAGCAGCGGCAGCTGGCCGGACGTCAGCGCATCGCCGAGGCCATGTGCGGCGGCGCGGCGCTCTACGAGCGGCCCGCGGACCGGCGGCTCGGGGCCGACGGCACTCCGGCGAGCCGGGTGCGTCAGCTCGAGGCCGAGATGCTGCTCTCGCCACAGGCGCGTCTGGGCTCCGACGGCGCCTACCGGGTCGACGGCCGGGGCTGCGGCACCGGCGCGGAGGTCCTCGGGCAGTTGGCCGGGGAGTAA